The genome window ACATGCTCTTCAGTTTTGTACAAAAACATCCCCTTGGTCCTACTACTGCACCCGTAACCTATCACTTTCTCGCGCCCTTTACACTCTCCCTTCATCAAGTCTTCCCAATCAGCACATCTCTGCCCTTTAAATGATTCCTCGTTAACCACAGACGCTGCGAAAAGCTTCCAAGCCTGCGCATGATCACATTCTAAACTAATCTTCCTATTCTGACATTCAGGCTGCTTCACATCCACCCCATTGACATAAACATCTAGATCCCCTACGGGGTCCTCAAGACCTAAAACTCCAGCACTCGTATGAAAAACTTGCACGAATTTAGCATCGCTTTTAGCTAGTCTAAAGTCTTTCGTTATACACGGCTTGGCTGGATCTAAAGCTATTATTCTACTTAATTTTTTATGCATTCCTTGTTGTACTAGCTTTCCTGTTATGCCTGCTACATGAGCGCCTAAACTGAAGCCTATCAAATGTACATTCTCAAGCTTATACCCCTTCTTGTTAATACCCTTAAGGAACGAGTACAAAAGTCTAGCTAAAGGTTGTACTCTTGACGCCGAATCTACATAACCTCTACAAAACGATAATCTAGTATCCAAAACCAAAACCATAGGTGTCTTCATTAACAAAGCATTAACTAAAGTATTACTCGATTCATCGGTAGGAGTGTTCCACCAACCAGGGACGTATAAAACTAAAGAGGTTGGCCGTTCTCTCATGAAGATCCTGGGGGCTTCGGAGACGCGGTATGTTCTGTTGGAGTCCTTGGTGAACTCCACGAAGTCGATGAGAGGAGCCTCGAAGGTGAAGGGGCGGTGGAACAACACGTCCACGGGCAGGACTTTACCTGGAAAAAGATGGAACACGTTAGTAAAGCTTTTAAAAATTCCTTATTGTGTTCTGTTTCATAAAACACGAAATATTTTCGGTAAAGTTTCTATTGTAGGCCCCAAAGATAGTTTTGCAAGTAAAACATTTGTTGGTGAGGGCAAATAAGAGAAGGGGATGAATAACTGCTGTGAAAAAATTATAGCAAACATCTACATGTaccaaatataagtaggtaagtcgTGTCTTCAGCACTTTAACCAAAGCTTTAACACAGAGTGATAATAAtctttaaaaatataacaaaaatctTGACGTCGACGGCACACCTACTTAATATTCACTTATAAATACGTAAGGAAGTCATCATCTCATCATGTTCGTAATAATTAAGATGAGCAACGTGATATGACGTAAGAGAGAGGGTGAAGGTTGGCGGCCTCGGCTTAGTCTGCACGACAATAAACTCTAATGATGCAGTAATCATACACATTATTAGTACGATAATAATATGGCGTTTTGTGCACTAGAGCAACTATTTTTATGAACTAAAAAATCCAGCTGGATCCAGCTGTGAAGCCTGTAAAAAATTAATTGGTTTGAACGCGTAGCTTTAGATTGAAAGTCGCATACTCTTTGTCTCTAGGTCGCCGACGCAAAAACAgcagatttttattttaaattagcgAAACTTCGTTTTATTTTGTCCAAGGCACATATTAGAGGTCAAAATAGAACAGGTTTTGCTTTGACGCTAACCCAGCTCAAATTCTAGAGGACTAAGATCACGATTTTACTAAAATAATACCTGACTgacaatacctacatacttattacCTACCTGTATTTTAACAAATGCAAAATcagatttaaaataatatatgcgtCATAAGCATTCGCTATTGAACGACCGTGAACCAGCTATATCTGAGACTTCCCTgtgatttttaaagtaaaacaaTGAAAAACATAAACAATATATAAAGTACGATTTCGGTGGATAAGTACAAATCCATTAAGACCCGGAAGATCTgcgttatatttattagtttcCGTTTTAAATGTAGATATTAATATCGACACTTATTCATTCTTGCGACAACCACTTTATCAAATAAATTAGAAGAACCTTCAATACTGTATTTATTAAGAAATAAGTATTCGCTGACTTTAAGATTAAGTGAATCTTTATGAAGAATTCGGCAAACTACCTATGTCTTGTAGTTATTTAGGACAATGGTTAACGTATATTATACAAATGAAGCAAGCACTTATCAGGAATAATTTTAACAATTACTAACACACAAGAGCCTTGACAAATTCTCAACGTGACCTATTCGAGGGCAACTGCAGAATACACAGACATGCACATACTATTGACCGCACAAATCGTGATATTTGCTATGTTTAGGTTTACTCTACAcaagtatttaattattataataataattaaccgAACGAACATGAACCacgagcacagaataaataatagtacttttactaagtacagaagactcactctctaacaaaacgcgtctgttacgatcagcacagatatggccgctaggtggcgacagcgccacgcgcggcttatggctttccccaaaattggggcggaacggatgtacttttagctacctgtagcaaagcgacgaaatcgcggagtgaggtgagacacgcctgctttcagcttaggcaaaaatGCTGTCGTAGAATTCGTAGATGTCGGTTAGTCCTCTCTAGGTTGCATTGCTCAACCGATTCGCGTGAAATGATGTGAGCAGgttcaataattataattatgcttTTTTGCCGattcagttttttgttttttcaaaaatggcggaATTGAActggtctacagctcacagtgCTGTTGATTAATATCGTTATTGTTTTTGCTGTGTTATATTCTCACATCGaattaatattttctttttatatttctattcttatttatcatattatattatagaaaGGAAAATATAACTCTAATTGTACAACTGAATATGActacaatgaaataaagaataagCAATGCACTTACGCAAAcgtgtttttctactccagcacttaaatgtgtcaattaaatgactgacagtgatatctaaagcaatgtcatttgaatgctttgtctataggctcataagatgactgctagcagtcatcttatgagtataatacaactgctttattttttttaaagatacaagttccgatcatcttgattgaaagaggtatgttttcatttacaataataactcttttttttttaataataactctttttttttttaataactttgttttttttttttttgctgcagctgtcatagaaaaagtaatgtatgcaacagctcataattggttcttaaaattctcgggtctttttttacaaaactcgactacgtctcgttttgtaacttcgacccttgaattttaagaacccttattatatcactgttgcataaactactattttttatgtatgtaacGATACATATGGCCCATAtgggtatgtatgtaattatgtatgtagtaAATAGTTACAACGGGTCAAGATCAGAAGACTTATCAAATAATGATCGTCCAATTTACACTGAGGCTGATTTAGCTTTTaaaatttgatatggtttttatCTCATTTTGATATACTACTGTCAGGGGGCCGAGCCAAGCTATCAATTGTTAATAGGAAACGCTAATCTATTAAACTTGCATAGTTTATGGAAGAAGTCACATTATTATTCGTATTCGTAGTACCTGTCAtcctgatttttttttctattcgttTGCCGATTACCGGTGTATTATTGTCATCTTGGTAGGGAATGTAAACCGGTTTTTAATTATATGGAAAACCGGTTATTAACCGACATTTCATACAGATTAAAACCGGTTTACTTTCCCTAGCTATAGGCCTCCAGGCATCTCACTCACtccaataagtgcgagcgaaatGCCTTATTATTACGACATGAGTATTTGCCTTATTATACGACATGAGTATTTCTTCAAATCTCAGCGT of Cydia amplana chromosome 17, ilCydAmpl1.1, whole genome shotgun sequence contains these proteins:
- the LOC134655611 gene encoding phospholipase A1-like, with translation MTMNNKNFNMKCNIVTRLLVLMLGLVKGDILNNIGSLLPPFLTENFEELVKTADATCKVLPVDVLFHRPFTFEAPLIDFVEFTKDSNRTYRVSEAPRIFMRERPTSLVLYVPGWWNTPTDESSNTLVNALLMKTPMVLVLDTRLSFCRGYVDSASRVQPLARLLYSFLKGINKKGYKLENVHLIGFSLGAHVAGITGKLVQQGMHKKLSRIIALDPAKPCITKDFRLAKSDAKFVQVFHTSAGVLGLEDPVGDLDVYVNGVDVKQPECQNRKISLECDHAQAWKLFAASVVNEESFKGQRCADWEDLMKGECKGREKVIGYGCSSRTKGMFLYKTEEHVAQKREDVEKEVRVFNPVEILTSWLGR